One Microcoleus sp. bin38.metabat.b11b12b14.051 genomic window carries:
- the pyrE gene encoding orotate phosphoribosyltransferase produces the protein MDAADLNVLRDRLLDLLCEFAYREGDFVLSSGQQSSYYINCKPVTLHAEGALATGRVLLSMLAPQVQAVGGLTLGADPIVTAVSVVSALEGRSIPALIVRKETKGHGTMAYIEGPVLPEGTNVAVLEDVVTTGKSAMQAVERLRGAGYKVDRVLSLIDREQGGDQLYREQGLDFQAVFTIADLKQWLSTKK, from the coding sequence ATGGATGCTGCTGATTTAAATGTGTTGCGCGATCGACTTTTGGATTTGTTGTGCGAGTTTGCCTATCGCGAGGGCGACTTTGTGTTGTCTTCGGGACAGCAAAGTTCCTATTATATCAACTGCAAACCGGTGACTTTGCACGCTGAAGGTGCTTTGGCGACGGGGCGCGTACTCCTCTCGATGCTAGCGCCCCAAGTGCAGGCTGTGGGCGGTTTGACGTTGGGTGCCGACCCGATTGTAACTGCGGTAAGCGTGGTTTCGGCTTTGGAAGGTCGATCGATTCCAGCGCTAATTGTCCGCAAAGAGACGAAGGGACACGGCACAATGGCGTATATTGAGGGGCCCGTATTACCAGAGGGGACGAATGTAGCGGTGTTGGAGGACGTGGTGACGACGGGTAAATCGGCGATGCAGGCGGTGGAAAGGTTGCGTGGTGCTGGCTATAAAGTCGATCGCGTGTTGTCTCTGATCGATCGAGAGCAAGGTGGAGATCAATTATATCGCGAGCAGGGATTGGATTTTCAGGCCGTTTTTACGATCGCCGATCTCAAACAATGGCTTAGTACCAAAAAATAG
- the thiC gene encoding phosphomethylpyrimidine synthase ThiC, with translation MRTEWIAKRNGHSNVSQMHYARQGVITEEMDFVAKRENLPAELIRAEVARGRMIIPANINHTNLEPMAIGIASKCKVNANIGASPNSSNMEEEVDKLKLAVKYGADTVMDLSTGGGNLDEIRTTIIKASPVPIGTVPIYQALESVHGNMESLTANDFLHIIDKHAQQGVDYQTIHAGILIEHLPLVRDRLTGIVSRGGGILARWMLHHHKQNPLYTHFNDIIEIFKKYDVSFSLGDSLRPGCTHDASDEAQLAELKTLGQLTRKAWEHDVQVMVEGPGHVPMDQIEFNVKKQMEECSEAPFYVLGPLVTDIAPGYDHITSAIGAAMAGWYGTAMLCYVTPKEHLGLPNAEDVRNGLIAYKIAAHAADIARGRPGARDRDDELSKARYNFDWNRQFELSLDPERAKEYHDETLPADIYKTAEFCSMCGPKFCPMQTKVDADALTELEKFLAKEPVALS, from the coding sequence ATGCGTACCGAATGGATCGCTAAGCGTAACGGGCACAGCAATGTATCTCAAATGCACTATGCTCGTCAAGGTGTCATTACTGAGGAAATGGACTTTGTTGCTAAGCGAGAAAATCTCCCAGCAGAATTGATCCGCGCCGAAGTAGCACGGGGACGGATGATTATTCCGGCTAACATCAATCACACGAATTTGGAGCCAATGGCGATCGGCATTGCGTCTAAATGCAAGGTCAATGCTAACATCGGTGCATCTCCGAACTCTTCCAATATGGAAGAAGAAGTGGACAAGCTTAAACTAGCGGTTAAATACGGCGCTGATACTGTGATGGACTTGTCCACCGGTGGCGGCAATTTGGATGAAATTCGCACTACAATTATCAAAGCTTCACCGGTGCCGATCGGTACTGTACCAATTTACCAAGCTCTAGAAAGCGTTCACGGTAATATGGAAAGTCTGACGGCGAACGACTTCCTGCACATCATTGATAAACACGCTCAACAAGGCGTTGATTATCAAACAATTCACGCCGGAATTCTGATTGAGCATCTCCCATTAGTGAGAGATCGCCTGACTGGAATTGTCTCTCGTGGCGGTGGCATTTTGGCGCGGTGGATGCTCCATCACCACAAACAAAATCCTCTCTACACTCACTTTAACGATATCATTGAAATCTTCAAAAAATACGATGTTTCGTTTAGTTTGGGAGATTCTCTGCGCCCGGGTTGCACTCACGATGCGTCGGATGAAGCTCAATTAGCCGAGCTCAAAACTTTGGGACAATTGACTCGCAAAGCTTGGGAACATGATGTGCAGGTAATGGTGGAAGGCCCTGGCCACGTGCCGATGGATCAAATTGAGTTTAATGTCAAGAAACAAATGGAGGAATGTTCGGAAGCACCCTTCTATGTTTTGGGGCCGTTGGTGACTGATATTGCACCTGGATACGACCACATTACGTCAGCGATTGGAGCGGCGATGGCTGGTTGGTACGGTACTGCTATGCTGTGCTACGTGACTCCGAAGGAACACTTGGGATTGCCGAATGCTGAGGATGTCAGAAACGGGCTGATTGCTTATAAAATTGCGGCCCACGCTGCGGATATTGCGCGGGGCCGTCCGGGTGCGCGCGATCGCGATGACGAACTTTCCAAAGCGCGCTACAATTTCGATTGGAACCGTCAATTTGAGCTGTCATTAGATCCAGAACGGGCGAAGGAATATCACGACGAAACTTTGCCGGCGGATATCTACAAAACTGCGGAGTTCTGTTCGATGTGCGGGCCTAAGTTCTGTCCGATGCAGACGAAGGTTGATGCTGATGCTTTGACTGAGTTGGAGAAGTTTCTTGCTAAGGAACCTGTAGCGCTAAGCTAA
- a CDS encoding Uma2 family endonuclease, which translates to MSVQMQRRLFTVQEYHLMADAGVFGEDDRVELIEGEIIVMAAIGTRHASCVKRLVRRLSAIPEELAILGVQDPIQLTERTEPQPDVVLLQPRADYYATAHPIPSEVLLLVEVSDSNVDFDRDVKVPNYARSGIQEVWLWDLEANCLEVYRNPTANGYTSVQKIERGEQVSPLAFPEFAVSIDLILG; encoded by the coding sequence ATGTCTGTTCAAATGCAAAGACGGCTATTTACAGTCCAAGAATATCACCTGATGGCTGATGCTGGTGTTTTTGGTGAAGATGATAGAGTTGAATTGATCGAAGGAGAAATTATCGTCATGGCAGCAATTGGTACTCGTCATGCAAGTTGTGTAAAGCGCTTAGTCCGGCGGTTGAGCGCAATTCCAGAAGAACTTGCTATTTTGGGTGTTCAAGATCCAATTCAGTTGACAGAAAGAACTGAACCTCAGCCGGATGTTGTATTGCTACAGCCTCGTGCTGATTACTACGCTACAGCGCATCCAATACCCTCAGAAGTGTTGCTTTTGGTAGAGGTTTCAGATAGCAATGTTGATTTCGATCGCGATGTGAAAGTACCGAACTATGCTCGTTCTGGGATTCAGGAAGTATGGTTGTGGGATCTGGAAGCGAACTGTTTAGAAGTTTACCGCAATCCGACGGCCAACGGCTACACTTCAGTACAAAAGATTGAACGCGGGGAACAAGTCTCGCCGCTGGCTTTTCCAGAGTTTGCAGTCAGTATTGATTTGATTTTGGGTTAA
- a CDS encoding Uma2 family endonuclease has protein sequence MSIQTQRRLFTVQEYHLMSEAGVFRDNERVELIQGEIIQMAAIGRRHAARVDRLTEFFGDRVRTRAIIRVQNPISLDDNSEPQPDIALVQRRADFYEESLPNSEDILLLVEVADSTVNYDRDVKVPNYARSGIQEVWLWDLEVNCLEVYRNPTPNGYTSVQKIERGEQVSPLAFPEFAVSIDLILG, from the coding sequence ATGTCTATTCAGACTCAAAGACGGCTATTTACAGTGCAAGAATATCACCTGATGAGTGAGGCTGGCGTATTTAGAGATAACGAACGAGTAGAACTTATCCAAGGAGAAATTATCCAAATGGCAGCAATTGGTAGGCGCCACGCCGCCCGTGTCGATCGCCTTACAGAGTTTTTTGGCGATCGGGTGCGAACACGTGCTATTATCCGCGTGCAAAATCCTATTAGCCTTGATGATAATTCTGAACCTCAACCTGATATTGCTTTAGTACAACGTCGCGCTGATTTTTATGAAGAATCCCTGCCAAATAGCGAAGATATTTTGCTGTTGGTAGAGGTAGCAGATAGTACCGTTAATTACGATCGCGATGTGAAAGTACCAAATTATGCTCGTTCTGGGATTCAGGAAGTATGGTTGTGGGATCTTGAGGTTAATTGTTTAGAAGTTTACCGCAATCCCACGCCAAACGGCTACACTTCCGTACAAAAGATTGAGCGCGGAGAACAAGTCTCGCCGCTGGCTTTTCCAGAGTTCGCAGTCAGTATAGATTTGATTTTGGGTTAG